In Pseudomonas nunensis, a single window of DNA contains:
- a CDS encoding histidine phosphatase family protein, with protein sequence MFESVSSAMPTRRWLPSRLIRIISLSALLMAAALVTGFVVWHRSPADLGSANAQARAELIQHWRAGDVVVLVRHAERCDRSSNPCLGPADGITRLGSESASAVGQGFKQLGMAQTDVFTSPVTRTEQTAHFMFGKEALTQEWLASCGTTLRNDVVAHKVAHRNTVLVTHSGCISDFEVQTGFKHAAASQYSSSLFASIGADGQLKVLGVLNDADWHSLLSDKTLK encoded by the coding sequence GTGTTCGAATCAGTCTCATCCGCCATGCCGACTCGTCGTTGGCTGCCATCGCGACTCATCCGGATTATCAGCCTGTCAGCGCTGCTGATGGCAGCTGCATTGGTGACGGGTTTTGTCGTGTGGCATCGATCCCCAGCCGACTTGGGCAGTGCGAATGCCCAAGCGCGTGCCGAACTGATCCAGCACTGGCGCGCTGGTGACGTGGTGGTACTGGTGCGGCATGCCGAGCGTTGCGACCGCTCCAGCAACCCGTGCCTGGGTCCGGCCGACGGCATTACCCGGCTCGGCAGTGAGTCTGCCAGCGCCGTGGGCCAAGGTTTCAAGCAACTCGGCATGGCGCAAACCGATGTCTTTACCAGCCCGGTGACCCGTACGGAGCAAACCGCGCATTTCATGTTCGGCAAGGAAGCGCTGACCCAGGAATGGCTGGCCAGTTGTGGCACAACCCTGCGCAACGATGTGGTCGCGCACAAAGTTGCTCATCGCAATACCGTCCTCGTCACCCATAGTGGCTGTATCAGCGACTTCGAAGTGCAGACCGGTTTCAAGCATGCGGCCGCCAGCCAATACAGCAGTTCGCTGTTTGCCAGCATCGGCGCCGATGGGCAACTTAAAGTGCTGGGCGTACTGAATGACGCTGATTGGCATTCGTTGTTGAGCGATAAAACCCTGAAATAA
- a CDS encoding PqiC family protein, whose protein sequence is MAFSPKITLVAALVLLAACRSDPIHFHTLTPAQPPRTSGDEIKIEGISVPPQVDRPQIVIRQGNSGLSILETDWWGASLSDELRSALVDQLSNSNTQRKVSLRVDVQRFDSIPGQYGLIDVKWRLRPLGAGDNTLVTCRSTLQTPSGPSIEDLVTAQQNNVKRLAAVISQAAASQRGCPASL, encoded by the coding sequence ATGGCTTTTTCGCCGAAGATTACCTTGGTCGCCGCGTTGGTGCTGCTCGCGGCGTGCCGCAGCGACCCGATTCACTTTCACACCCTGACCCCGGCACAACCGCCCCGCACCAGCGGCGACGAAATCAAGATCGAAGGCATCAGCGTGCCGCCCCAGGTCGATCGTCCGCAGATTGTCATTCGCCAGGGCAACAGCGGCTTGTCGATCCTCGAAACCGATTGGTGGGGCGCGAGCCTGTCGGATGAATTGCGCAGTGCGCTGGTGGATCAACTGTCCAACAGCAACACCCAGCGCAAAGTGTCGTTGCGGGTTGACGTGCAGCGCTTCGACTCGATTCCCGGCCAGTACGGCTTGATCGACGTCAAATGGCGTTTGCGGCCGCTTGGCGCGGGCGATAACACGCTGGTTACCTGCCGCAGCACGTTGCAGACGCCTTCGGGGCCGTCCATCGAAGACTTGGTGACCGCGCAGCAGAACAACGTCAAACGCCTGGCCGCCGTGATCAGCCAAGCGGCCGCCTCGCAAAGGGGTTGCCCCGCATCCCTCTGA
- a CDS encoding intermembrane transport protein PqiB, with protein sequence MKSQATDGPQAPGQASIKTRRFSVSLVWIVPIVAVLVGISLVVHSLMQEGPTIVVTFKTGSGLTANKTEVKYRNVVIGQVSDVELSNDQKSVDATIKLSKQAETFTREDSQFWVVRPRIGAGGVSGIDTLLSGDYIGADIGHADRRSKNFKGLENPPPITYGEPGKRFTLHSQDLGSLDIGSPVYYRKIPVGQVVAYALDADGKGVNLEVFIHAPNDTYVTENTRFWNASGIDLNIGANGFAVKTESLSSLLVGGIAFLAPQYSPNDQPATEEKTYELFDDQTTALAPPNGKAQYLSLRFDQALRGLKVDAPVEFLGMEIGKVVAINLDFDEKKRSFPVNVGIVIYPQRLGQAHTKMIKALMHDPNDEAAGVRLMGTFIENGLRAQARSGNLLTGQLYISLDFYPKAEKVAFDPNDRPVSIPTIPGSLEQLQEKLEAMVNKINQLPVERIASNLDSNLVELRKGLAQFNAKTLPGVQTTLADVSKTLNSASSTLAEDSPQREQLTQTLDELKRMSRSLRELSDYLGRHPESLIRGRPENAAPSDLQGPPRN encoded by the coding sequence ATGAAGTCGCAAGCCACTGACGGGCCTCAGGCCCCAGGCCAGGCCAGTATAAAGACGCGCCGTTTCAGCGTATCGCTGGTGTGGATCGTGCCCATTGTGGCAGTGCTGGTGGGGATTTCCCTAGTGGTGCACAGCCTGATGCAGGAAGGCCCGACCATTGTCGTGACCTTCAAGACCGGCAGTGGCCTGACCGCCAACAAGACCGAAGTCAAATACCGCAACGTGGTGATCGGCCAAGTCTCGGACGTGGAATTGAGCAACGACCAGAAGAGTGTCGACGCCACGATCAAGCTGTCGAAACAGGCCGAAACCTTCACCCGCGAAGACTCGCAATTCTGGGTGGTGCGCCCACGGATCGGAGCCGGCGGTGTCTCGGGCATCGATACCTTGCTGTCCGGCGACTACATCGGCGCGGATATCGGTCACGCCGACAGGCGCTCGAAGAACTTCAAAGGCCTGGAGAACCCGCCGCCGATCACCTACGGCGAGCCGGGCAAACGCTTCACCCTGCATTCCCAGGACCTTGGTTCGCTGGATATCGGATCGCCGGTCTACTACCGCAAGATTCCGGTCGGCCAAGTGGTGGCGTATGCGCTGGATGCCGACGGCAAAGGCGTCAATCTCGAGGTCTTCATCCACGCACCGAATGACACGTATGTCACCGAAAACACTCGGTTCTGGAACGCCAGCGGCATCGACCTGAACATCGGCGCCAACGGCTTTGCGGTGAAGACTGAGTCGCTGTCCTCGTTGCTGGTGGGCGGCATTGCCTTTCTCGCCCCGCAATACAGCCCCAACGATCAGCCGGCCACCGAGGAAAAAACCTACGAGCTGTTCGATGACCAGACCACCGCCCTCGCCCCACCCAATGGCAAGGCGCAATACCTGAGCCTGCGTTTCGACCAGGCCCTGCGCGGGCTCAAGGTCGATGCGCCGGTGGAATTCCTCGGCATGGAAATCGGTAAGGTGGTGGCGATCAATCTGGATTTCGACGAGAAGAAACGCAGCTTCCCGGTCAACGTCGGCATCGTGATCTACCCGCAACGGCTCGGTCAGGCCCACACCAAAATGATCAAGGCCTTGATGCATGATCCGAATGACGAAGCCGCCGGCGTGCGCCTGATGGGCACCTTTATCGAAAACGGCCTGCGCGCCCAGGCCCGCAGCGGCAACCTGCTGACCGGCCAGCTGTATATCTCGCTGGATTTCTACCCGAAAGCAGAGAAAGTCGCGTTCGATCCGAACGACCGGCCGGTCAGCATTCCGACCATACCTGGCAGCCTCGAGCAATTGCAGGAAAAACTCGAGGCCATGGTCAACAAAATCAACCAACTGCCGGTGGAACGGATTGCCAGCAACCTCGACAGCAACCTGGTCGAACTGCGTAAAGGCCTGGCGCAATTCAATGCCAAGACCCTGCCCGGCGTGCAGACCACCCTGGCGGATGTCAGCAAGACCCTGAATTCGGCGAGTTCGACCCTGGCCGAAGACTCGCCGCAGCGCGAACAACTGACCCAGACCCTGGACGAACTCAAACGCATGTCGCGATCCCTGCGTGAGCTCTCGGATTACCTCGGTCGTCACCCGGAATCGTTGATTCGCGGCCGTCCCGAAAATGCCGCGCCATCGGATCTGCAAGGACCACCGCGCAACTGA
- a CDS encoding paraquat-inducible protein A — translation MTTPPVASELGLCLCHSCAMACDMTNEPHECERCGAPLHRRKTNALARTWAYMFTALAFYVPANLLPVMNTKMVGNGADSTIMSGVLEFWEAGAWDIALIIFIASIAVPGIKFVALTLLLVTVHRDSLWARKERSKLYRFVEVIGYWSMLDVIVVALVASLVKFQALADIEPRPGILFFGLVVVFTMLSAMSFDPRMIWDKAPKQSQNEEDMDEVASH, via the coding sequence ATGACAACGCCTCCGGTCGCCAGCGAACTCGGCCTGTGCCTGTGCCACAGCTGCGCAATGGCCTGCGACATGACCAACGAACCGCATGAATGTGAGCGTTGCGGTGCGCCGTTGCATCGGCGCAAGACCAACGCCCTCGCCCGGACCTGGGCCTACATGTTCACCGCCCTGGCGTTCTACGTGCCAGCCAATCTGTTGCCGGTGATGAACACCAAAATGGTCGGCAACGGCGCCGACAGCACCATCATGAGCGGCGTGCTGGAATTCTGGGAGGCCGGGGCCTGGGACATTGCCCTGATCATCTTTATCGCCAGCATCGCGGTGCCCGGGATCAAGTTCGTCGCGCTGACGCTGCTGCTGGTGACCGTGCACCGCGACAGCCTGTGGGCACGTAAAGAGCGCTCGAAGCTGTACCGTTTCGTCGAGGTCATCGGCTACTGGTCGATGCTCGACGTAATCGTGGTCGCGCTGGTCGCCTCTTTGGTGAAATTCCAGGCCCTGGCGGATATCGAACCGCGCCCGGGCATTCTGTTTTTCGGCCTGGTGGTGGTGTTCACCATGCTCTCGGCGATGAGCTTCGATCCCCGGATGATTTGGGATAAAGCGCCGAAGCAATCACAAAACGAGGAGGACATGGATGAAGTCGCAAGCCACTGA
- a CDS encoding paraquat-inducible protein A, whose protein sequence is MATTDQLIICEHCDCVYEKVTLAKHQKSLCTRCGGVLQRYNGLTIEQRLALTLTALMLWVFANFYPIMSISLKGLKNSATLWDSVLALSLGPITFIALVAAISMIIAPIFQLLLLIWVLSFALKGQRSPGFRFCMRWLETLRPWSMLEVCLLGAMVAVIKLAGLLDVLPGIGLFALAVLSLMMIRIAGRDIRDLWDIL, encoded by the coding sequence ATGGCCACCACTGACCAGTTGATCATCTGCGAGCACTGCGACTGCGTGTATGAAAAAGTCACGCTCGCCAAACATCAGAAATCCCTGTGCACACGCTGCGGCGGCGTGCTCCAGCGTTATAACGGCCTGACGATCGAGCAGCGCCTGGCCTTGACCCTCACCGCGTTGATGTTGTGGGTTTTTGCCAACTTCTACCCGATCATGAGCATCAGCCTCAAAGGCCTGAAAAACAGCGCCACGCTTTGGGATTCGGTGCTGGCCCTGAGCCTGGGGCCGATCACGTTCATCGCCCTGGTGGCGGCGATTTCGATGATCATCGCGCCGATCTTCCAATTATTGCTGCTGATCTGGGTCTTGAGCTTCGCCCTCAAGGGCCAGCGCTCGCCGGGTTTCCGGTTCTGCATGCGCTGGCTGGAAACGCTGCGGCCCTGGAGCATGCTCGAAGTCTGCCTGCTGGGAGCGATGGTTGCCGTGATCAAACTCGCGGGGTTGCTGGATGTGTTGCCCGGCATCGGCCTGTTCGCCCTCGCCGTGCTCAGTCTGATGATGATCCGCATCGCCGGGCGCGATATCCGTGATCTGTGGGACATCCTATGA
- a CDS encoding NAD(P)/FAD-dependent oxidoreductase has protein sequence MNQYSNEHAQSYYAATAKSLAPYPTLASDLDADVCVIGGGFTGVNTAIELAQRGLSVILLEARRIGWGASGRNGGQLIRGIGHDVSGFARYVGEEGVRYMERAGVESVALVGDRIRENGIDCDLRWGFCELANTKAQFAAFQAEQADLIESGYAHETRLVGPEQIRQQAVNSGVYAGGLIDMGSGHLHPLNLVLGEARLAESLGVRIFEQSPVLEIIHGSTVQVRCAGGTVRAGSVVLGCNAHLEELEPKLSGKVLPAGSYIIATEPLSAELAAQLIPHNLALCDQKVGLDYYRLSADRRLLFGGACHYSGRDPSDIAAYMRPAMLKVFPQLANVRIDYQWGGKIGISANRFPQIGRLSQHPNVFYAQGYSGHGLNVTHWCAKLLGEAIHAGHSKGFDVFSAVPHMTFPGGRALRSPLLALGMFWYRLREMLG, from the coding sequence ATGAATCAGTACAGCAATGAACACGCCCAGTCCTATTACGCCGCCACGGCGAAAAGTCTGGCGCCCTACCCCACGCTGGCCTCGGACCTGGATGCCGATGTCTGTGTGATCGGCGGCGGGTTTACCGGCGTCAACACCGCCATCGAACTGGCGCAGCGTGGGCTCTCGGTGATTCTGCTGGAGGCCCGGCGGATTGGCTGGGGCGCCAGCGGGCGCAACGGCGGGCAGTTGATCCGGGGGATTGGCCATGACGTCAGCGGATTCGCTCGTTATGTCGGCGAAGAAGGTGTGCGTTATATGGAGCGCGCCGGGGTTGAGTCCGTGGCGCTGGTGGGCGATCGCATCCGCGAAAACGGGATCGACTGCGACCTGCGCTGGGGCTTCTGCGAACTGGCCAACACCAAGGCGCAGTTCGCCGCGTTCCAGGCTGAGCAAGCTGACTTGATTGAGTCCGGATACGCCCATGAAACCCGGCTCGTCGGCCCGGAACAGATCCGCCAGCAAGCGGTGAATTCCGGTGTGTATGCCGGCGGTTTGATCGACATGGGTTCGGGCCACTTGCACCCGCTCAACCTGGTCCTCGGCGAAGCGCGCCTGGCCGAATCCCTTGGGGTGCGAATCTTCGAACAGAGCCCGGTGCTAGAGATCATCCATGGCAGCACCGTGCAGGTTCGTTGTGCCGGCGGCACGGTGCGCGCCGGCAGCGTGGTGCTGGGCTGCAATGCGCATCTCGAAGAACTGGAACCGAAGCTCAGCGGCAAAGTACTGCCAGCCGGCAGCTACATCATCGCCACCGAACCGTTGTCCGCCGAGCTCGCCGCGCAGTTGATCCCGCACAACCTCGCTTTGTGCGATCAGAAAGTCGGCCTGGATTACTACCGGCTCTCGGCGGATCGGCGTTTGCTGTTCGGCGGTGCCTGCCACTATTCCGGGCGCGATCCATCGGACATCGCCGCCTATATGCGCCCCGCGATGCTCAAGGTGTTCCCGCAACTGGCCAACGTGCGCATCGATTATCAATGGGGCGGCAAGATCGGCATCTCGGCCAATCGCTTCCCGCAGATCGGCCGCTTGAGCCAGCACCCCAACGTGTTCTACGCCCAGGGTTATTCCGGTCATGGCCTGAACGTGACGCACTGGTGCGCGAAGTTGCTGGGCGAAGCGATCCATGCCGGGCACAGCAAAGGTTTCGACGTGTTCAGCGCCGTGCCGCACATGACCTTCCCCGGTGGCCGCGCCCTGCGCTCACCGCTGCTGGCGCTCGGCATGTTCTGGTATCGCCTGCGCGAAATGCTCGGCTAA
- a CDS encoding polyamine ABC transporter substrate-binding protein: protein MRLLKSVVPVALAIMFSAGAQAQPQVSVYNWTDYIGETTLAEFQAKTGIKVIYDVFDSNETLEGKLLAGRTGYDVVVPSNHFLARQVKAGAFLKLDRSQLPNFKNLDPKLLALLEKNDPENAHSVPYLWGTNGIGYNVDKVKQVLGIDHIDSWAVLFEPENIKKLSQCGVSMMDSADEVFPAILNYMGMDPRSENPEDFKKAEAKLLSIRPYITYFHSSKYVSDLANGDICVAFGYSGDVFQAANRAKEAKNGVNIAYAIPKEGSNLWFDLLAIPADAANPKEAHAFINYLLDPQVIAKVSASVGYANPNPAAKQYMDEALVNNPEVYPPQTVLDKLYISTTPPQAIMRLMTRSWSKVKSNK from the coding sequence ATGCGTCTATTGAAATCCGTGGTTCCGGTCGCGCTGGCGATCATGTTCAGTGCCGGTGCCCAGGCCCAGCCACAGGTCAGCGTCTACAACTGGACCGATTACATCGGCGAAACCACCCTCGCTGAATTCCAGGCTAAAACCGGGATCAAGGTGATCTACGACGTCTTCGATTCCAACGAAACCCTCGAAGGCAAACTGCTCGCCGGTCGCACCGGGTATGACGTGGTGGTGCCGTCCAACCACTTCCTCGCTCGCCAGGTAAAGGCCGGCGCGTTCCTTAAACTGGACCGCTCGCAACTGCCGAACTTCAAGAACCTCGACCCGAAACTGCTCGCGCTGCTGGAGAAAAACGACCCAGAAAATGCGCACTCGGTGCCGTACCTGTGGGGCACTAACGGTATCGGCTACAACGTCGACAAGGTCAAACAAGTGCTGGGCATCGACCATATCGATTCCTGGGCCGTGCTGTTCGAACCGGAGAACATCAAGAAGCTCAGCCAGTGCGGCGTGTCGATGATGGACTCGGCGGATGAAGTGTTCCCGGCGATCCTCAACTACATGGGCATGGACCCACGCAGCGAAAACCCGGAAGACTTCAAGAAAGCCGAAGCCAAGCTGTTGAGCATCCGCCCGTACATCACCTACTTCCACTCTTCGAAGTACGTGTCGGACCTGGCCAACGGCGATATCTGCGTGGCCTTCGGTTACTCGGGTGACGTGTTCCAGGCCGCCAACCGCGCCAAGGAAGCCAAGAACGGTGTGAACATCGCCTACGCCATCCCGAAGGAAGGCAGCAACTTGTGGTTTGACCTGTTGGCCATTCCCGCCGACGCCGCCAACCCGAAAGAAGCCCATGCCTTCATCAATTACCTGCTCGATCCGCAAGTGATCGCTAAGGTCAGTGCCTCGGTGGGTTACGCCAACCCGAACCCGGCCGCCAAGCAATACATGGACGAGGCGCTGGTGAACAATCCTGAGGTTTATCCGCCCCAGACCGTCCTCGACAAACTCTACATTTCGACCACCCCGCCCCAGGCGATCATGCGTCTGATGACCCGTTCCTGGAGCAAAGTGAAGTCCAACAAATGA
- a CDS encoding glutamine synthetase family protein encodes MNVPFDQLFTWLKDHKITEVECVVSDLTGIARGKIAPTNKFLHERGMRLPESVLLQTVTGDFVDDDIYYDLLDPADIDMICRPVADAVYVIPWAIEPTAIVIHDTFDKFGNPIELSPRNVLKKVLQLYTDKDWKPIVAPEMEFYLTQRCEDPDLPLKAPLGRSGRAESGRQSFSIDAANEFDPLFEDVYDWCELQGLDLDTLIHEDGPAQMEINFRHGDALDLADQITVFKRTLREAALKHNVTATFMAKPIGDEPGSAMHLHQSVVDIATGQPIFADADGKMSELFLHHIGGLQKYIPKVLPMFAPNVNSFRRFLPDTSAPVNVEWGEENRTVGLRVPTSTPDAMRVENRLPGADANPYLAIAASLLCGYLGMVEKIEPSAAVQGRAYERRNLRLPITIEDALTQMEECETVGRYLGSKFVRGYVAVKRAEHENFKRVISSWEREFLLLSV; translated from the coding sequence ATGAATGTCCCTTTCGATCAGCTGTTCACGTGGCTGAAAGATCACAAGATTACTGAGGTCGAGTGTGTGGTCAGCGACTTGACCGGCATCGCTCGCGGCAAGATTGCACCCACTAACAAGTTCCTGCATGAGCGAGGCATGCGCCTGCCGGAAAGTGTGCTTCTGCAAACAGTAACCGGGGATTTTGTCGACGACGACATCTACTACGACCTGCTCGATCCGGCGGATATCGACATGATCTGCCGCCCGGTCGCGGACGCGGTCTACGTGATTCCATGGGCCATCGAGCCGACCGCCATCGTGATTCACGACACCTTCGACAAGTTCGGCAACCCGATCGAGCTGTCGCCGCGCAACGTGCTGAAGAAAGTCCTGCAGCTCTACACCGATAAGGACTGGAAACCGATTGTCGCGCCGGAAATGGAGTTCTACCTGACCCAGCGCTGCGAAGACCCGGACCTGCCGCTCAAGGCACCGCTGGGGCGTTCCGGTCGCGCGGAAAGCGGACGGCAGTCGTTCTCGATCGACGCCGCCAACGAATTCGATCCGCTGTTCGAAGACGTCTACGACTGGTGTGAACTCCAGGGCCTGGACCTCGACACGCTGATCCACGAAGACGGCCCGGCGCAGATGGAAATCAACTTCCGTCACGGCGATGCCCTCGACCTCGCGGACCAGATCACCGTGTTCAAGCGCACCCTGCGCGAAGCGGCGCTCAAGCACAACGTGACCGCGACTTTCATGGCCAAGCCGATCGGCGATGAACCGGGCAGCGCCATGCACTTGCACCAGAGCGTGGTCGATATCGCCACCGGTCAGCCGATTTTCGCGGATGCCGACGGCAAGATGAGCGAGCTGTTCCTGCACCACATCGGCGGCCTGCAGAAGTACATCCCGAAAGTGCTGCCGATGTTCGCGCCGAACGTGAACTCGTTCCGCCGTTTCCTGCCGGACACCTCGGCGCCAGTGAACGTCGAATGGGGCGAAGAAAACCGCACCGTCGGCCTGCGTGTGCCGACCTCGACTCCGGACGCCATGCGCGTGGAAAACCGCTTGCCGGGCGCCGACGCCAACCCGTACCTGGCGATTGCCGCGAGTCTGTTGTGCGGTTACCTGGGCATGGTCGAGAAGATCGAACCGAGCGCCGCAGTGCAGGGTCGCGCCTACGAACGTCGCAACCTGCGCCTGCCGATCACCATCGAAGACGCCCTGACCCAGATGGAAGAATGCGAAACCGTTGGCCGTTACCTGGGCAGCAAATTCGTGCGCGGGTATGTCGCGGTGAAACGCGCCGAGCATGAAAACTTCAAGCGCGTGATCAGCTCCTGGGAGCGGGAGTTCCTGTTGCTGAGCGTCTAA
- a CDS encoding helix-turn-helix domain-containing protein, giving the protein MTVCNPLQVQAFNTADVAEQIRATPGWVQHYQQMSPGHFAGLVRYLDLQGVEIYEEHMNTRVEQNFSAPQGSLAFCFDRSDNSLYVLNGESRNIWITPENYQEIAVVFGPEFVQRHGLNVARLEGLFMSPLNCQQNALFSRWLSTTLTRLAQTFDPPSREALTLQLLEDCLYILDNACVRLDRGGLQRRSEERMIMKRVGEWAADAPEETLNLLELSQVAGVSLRQLQHAFKAFTGMTPTHWLRLRRLNSAHRELLSRTTMDTTVAEVAMHWSFWHLGRFSSSYHALFKELPSETLKRGSRV; this is encoded by the coding sequence ATGACAGTGTGCAATCCGTTACAAGTCCAAGCGTTCAACACCGCCGATGTCGCCGAGCAAATCCGCGCCACACCGGGTTGGGTGCAGCATTACCAGCAGATGTCGCCGGGGCATTTCGCCGGGCTGGTGCGCTACTTGGACTTGCAAGGCGTGGAGATTTACGAAGAGCACATGAACACTCGGGTCGAGCAGAATTTCAGTGCGCCACAAGGCTCGCTGGCGTTCTGTTTTGATCGCAGCGATAACTCGCTGTATGTGTTGAATGGCGAAAGTCGCAACATCTGGATCACCCCGGAGAACTACCAGGAAATCGCCGTGGTGTTCGGTCCGGAGTTCGTCCAGCGCCATGGCTTGAACGTGGCGCGGCTGGAAGGCCTGTTCATGTCGCCGCTCAATTGCCAGCAAAACGCGCTGTTCAGCCGTTGGCTTAGCACCACACTGACGCGACTCGCGCAGACGTTCGATCCGCCCAGCCGCGAAGCGTTGACCCTGCAACTGCTGGAGGATTGCCTGTACATCCTCGACAACGCTTGCGTGCGCCTGGATCGCGGCGGCCTGCAGCGGCGTTCCGAAGAGCGAATGATCATGAAGCGAGTAGGGGAGTGGGCGGCTGATGCGCCGGAAGAAACCCTCAATCTGCTGGAGCTTTCCCAGGTCGCTGGAGTTTCACTGCGTCAGTTGCAGCATGCGTTCAAGGCCTTTACCGGCATGACACCGACCCATTGGTTGCGCCTGCGTCGGCTCAATAGCGCACACCGAGAATTGCTCAGCCGGACAACAATGGACACGACAGTCGCCGAAGTGGCGATGCACTGGTCGTTCTGGCACTTGGGGCGGTTTTCCAGTAGTTACCACGCGTTGTTCAAAGAGTTGCCGAGTGAAACGCTCAAGCGTGGAAGCCGAGTGTAA
- a CDS encoding alpha-xenorhabdolysin family binary toxin subunit A — translation MAFQLKDADSSNDLPKAVLHLISGEYPGVARSAGVFTKEDVIKIKQYVKKGLALPGELPEVESYLKYTKLDIPGLEPSDVQVLFKKIRIHASSWDAVESKIVQQSIDLSSAAKNIVSSGGEIISVIKEMPIMDRVRTTLGQLSNSDLEGIRYTSDDGEVASAVTEIIELMKVDIKRQQSATQELKDRISNFKIELAGGELSSGKRVFGLQSEVKSKYDLMERNSLLESIASTRETIRTKKDRIMQLDKDYDYYVGMSFSGGLPIFWPISGSIFGPKAETARKERNALKTEVDELELSVSGKEGLQSAMESSLSNFGDIGIRMAGAEAALNILNTMWQTILSKIEASAEQFGRINNALRLTSFVAEFAMVIDPWRDVKNTAGELVAVFNEALEEYKKSFN, via the coding sequence ATGGCTTTTCAGTTGAAAGATGCAGACAGCAGTAATGATCTTCCCAAAGCTGTTCTCCATCTGATTTCAGGCGAGTATCCCGGTGTAGCGCGCAGCGCCGGGGTATTTACCAAAGAAGATGTGATCAAGATCAAACAGTATGTGAAGAAGGGTCTGGCACTGCCGGGTGAATTACCGGAAGTCGAGTCGTACCTGAAATACACCAAGTTGGATATTCCCGGGTTGGAGCCCAGTGACGTTCAGGTCTTATTCAAGAAAATCCGGATTCATGCGTCCAGTTGGGATGCGGTAGAAAGCAAGATCGTCCAGCAAAGTATCGACTTGAGTTCCGCGGCCAAAAACATTGTCAGCAGCGGTGGCGAAATCATTTCCGTGATCAAGGAAATGCCGATCATGGACCGGGTCAGAACCACGCTGGGTCAGTTAAGCAACAGTGATCTGGAAGGCATCCGATACACGTCCGACGATGGTGAAGTGGCATCTGCAGTAACTGAAATCATCGAGCTGATGAAGGTCGATATCAAACGCCAGCAAAGCGCGACGCAAGAGCTCAAGGACCGTATTTCCAACTTCAAGATCGAGCTGGCTGGCGGCGAATTGTCGAGCGGTAAACGGGTCTTTGGTTTGCAGTCCGAGGTCAAGAGCAAGTATGACTTGATGGAGCGCAACAGCTTGCTCGAATCCATCGCCAGTACCAGGGAAACCATCCGCACCAAGAAAGACCGGATCATGCAGTTGGACAAGGACTACGACTATTACGTCGGCATGTCGTTTTCCGGTGGCTTGCCGATTTTCTGGCCTATTTCAGGATCGATCTTTGGCCCGAAAGCAGAGACAGCCCGCAAAGAACGCAATGCGCTGAAGACTGAAGTTGATGAGCTGGAACTGTCCGTCAGTGGCAAGGAAGGCTTGCAGAGCGCCATGGAAAGTTCCCTGTCGAACTTTGGCGATATAGGTATCCGTATGGCTGGCGCAGAAGCCGCTCTTAATATCTTGAACACCATGTGGCAGACGATCCTGAGCAAGATTGAAGCTTCGGCCGAACAGTTCGGGCGTATCAACAATGCCTTGCGCCTGACCTCATTTGTCGCCGAGTTTGCGATGGTGATTGATCCGTGGCGCGATGTGAAAAACACCGCCGGCGAATTGGTGGCCGTGTTTAACGAGGCGCTGGAAGAATACAAGAAGAGCTTTAACTGA